From the genome of Alkalilimnicola sp. S0819:
CACCAGGTACTTGCCGTCTCCGCTGAGGTAAGCCACCTGGCCGCCGATCACCACCTCGTAGATACCCGGCAGCGGAGTCTCCCCCACAGCGTCGATCTCGATACGCGGCTCCACCTCGGCCACCGCGGCGCGGATGCGCTCGGCCACCGCCGGATCCGCATCGGCGGCCAGCGCCCCCAAGGCAGTGAGCCCCAGGGCGGCCGCAAGGACAGTACGCAAGATTGTCATAACGGTTTTCTTCTCCTCCGGCGCTCAGCCCCGCGGGTGGTGCCGAGCATGTAAGTCCTGCAGGCGCTGACGCGCCACATGGGTATAGATCTGTGTGGTGGACAAGTCCGTGTGTCCGAGCAGCAACTGTACCACGCGCAAATCCGCGCCGTGATTCAGCAAGTGAGTGGCAAAACTGTGCCGCAGGGTGTGGGGCGAGAGCCTGGCCTTGATGCCCGCGCGCCGGGCGTAGAGCTTGATGCGATACCAGAAGGCCTGGCGGGTGATGCCCTCGCCGCGACGGCTGACGAACAACGCCTCGGTAAGCTGCCCGCCCAGCAGGGCCGGGCGGGATTCCGTCAGATAGCGCTGCAGCCAGTCCAGCGCTTCCTCGCCCAGGGGCACCAGGCGCTCCTTGTCGCCCTTGCCCCGGGCCCGCACCACGCCCTGGCGCGGGTTGAGCTGGTCGCGGCTGAGCCCCACCAGCTCGGACACCCGCAGCCCACTGGCATAGAGCAGTTCCAGCATGGCCTTGTCCCGCAGCTCCAGGGTGTCTTCCACCACCGGCGCCGCCAGCAAAGCCTCCACCTGCGCCTCGCTGAGCGCGGCCGGCAGCGGCCGACCCAGGCGCGGCGCATCAATGCGGGCGCTGGGGTCTTCCTGCATCGCGCCCCGTGCCACCTGCCAGCGATAGAAGCGCCGCAGGCTGGAGAGCAAGCGTGCCGTGGAACGGGGCTTGGCGCCGCCCTGCACCCGCTCGGCCATGAAGCCGAGCAGCTGATCGCGCCGCGCGCCGAGCAAGCCCGAGCCCTGCTTGCCCAACCAATCCGACAGCGCCGCCAGATCCGCCCGGTAGGCGGCCAGAGTGTGCGGGCTCAAGCCGTGCTCCAGCCACAGTCCGTCCAGAAAGGCCTCCAGCACCGCCTGCTCGTCGGCGGCAAGCTCTATGCGCGCCGGGCGCCCCACGCCGCACTCAGCCCTTGTCGGCGCCGCCGAGCAGCCCCTTCAACTGGTTCATCATGTCGATGGGTACCGGGAAGACGATGGTGGAATTCTGCTCCCCGGCAATGGCCCCCAGGGTCTGCAGATAACGCAGCTGCATGGCACCGGAGTTGCGCGCCATCACGTCGGCGGCCTGGGCGAGTTTCTCGGAAGCCTGCAATTCGCCCTCGGCGTGAATCACCTTGGCCCGACGCTCGCGTTCCGCCTCGGCCTGGCGGGCGATGGCGCGGATCATGCTCTCGTCGATGTCCACATGCTTGATCTCCACATTGGAGACCTTGATGCCCCAGGCATCGGTCTGCTCGTCCAGAATGGCCTGAATATCGGTATTGAGCTTCTCCCGCTCGGCCAGCATTTCGTCCAGATCATGCTGCCCCAGCACCGAGCGCAGCGTGGTCTGGGCGAGTTGACTGGTGGCGGAGTAATAATCCTCCACCTGCAGGATGGAGTGCTCCGCGTCCACGACGCGGAAGTACAGCACGGCGTTGACCTTCACCGAGACGTTGTCTTTGGAGATCACGTCCTGGCTGGGCACGTCCATGACGATGGTGCGCATGTCGACCTTCACCATCTGCTGGATCATGGGGATCACCAGGCGCAGGCCCGCGCCCTTGGTGCCGGTGTAGCGGCCCAGGGTAAACACCACGCCCCGTTCGTACTCGTTGAGCACCCGGAACGAGGCGATGATGATGGCGGCAATGATGCCGATAATGACCAGAATCGGGATCATGAGAGTGTCCGCTCCTTGTGATGCATGCTTCGCAGCCTCCGAGCATAGACCCCCGCCCCCACCTGATCCAGCTTCCCGATGCCGTACAATGCACGGCATGAATCCATCCGACACCGATACCACCCTGCTGCTGCAGTGCCGCCCGGGCCTGGAGCATGACACGGCCGCGGAAGTCACCGAGCGCGCCGCCGAGGCCGACCTGCCCGGCTATTGCCGCACCCGCGATGGTGAAGGCTGGTTGCAGTTCCACCCCGCCTTGCCGGCGCAACCGCGGGCGCTGGGCCAGGCCCTGCCCTGGCGCGAGCTGGTCTTCGCCCGCCAGTGCTTCGTCAGCCAATGCACCTTCGAAGCGCTGCCGGCGCAAAACCGGGCCGATCCGCTCGCCCAGGCCGCCGCCGGCCTGCTGCGCCAGTACGACGCGCTGTACCTGGAGCACCCGGATACCAACGAGGGCAAGAGCCTGTCGGGCTTCCTGCGCAAGTTCCGCCGTCCGCTGGAAGCCGCCCTGCTCAAGGCCGGGCTGCGACCGCGCCGAGGTGCGCCCAATCTGCATCTGTTCTTCCTGGACTCCGGCCGGGTGTACCTGGGCAGCAGCGCGCCGGGCCAGGCCGCGCCCTGGCCGCTGGGCATACCGCGGCTGCGCATGCCCGGCGGCGCGCCCAGTCGCTCCACGCTGAAGCTGGACGAGGCCATCCAGCTGTTCCTCGGCGAGGACGCGGGCCGGTTGATGGCACCGGGCATGCGCGCCGTGGATCTGGGCGCGGCCCCTGGCGGCTGGACCTGGCAGCTGGTGCGGCGCGGCCTGCATGTGACCGCCATCGATAACGGCCCCGTGGATGCCGCGCTCATGGCCGACGGCCTGGTGGAGCACCTGCGCAGCGACGGCTTCCGCTACCGCCCACCCCGTCCGGTGGACTGGCTGGTCTGCGATATGGTCGAGCAGCCCTCGCGCATCGCCGAGCTGATGGGCCAGTGGCTGGCCCGGGGGGATGCCCGTGCCGCCATCTTCAACCTCAAACTGCCCATGAAGAAACGCTGGGCCGCGGTACAGGATGCGCAGGCGCGGCTGCACAGGCAGCTGGAGCGCGGTGGCCGCCGGGCGCAGCTATGCGCCAAGCAGCTCTACCATGACCGGGAGGAAATCACGGTCTATGCGCGGGCCGTGGATTAGCCGGGGTTTACTGAAAACCGGCACAGGGCGGCACATGGCCCAGGGCTGTCAGCCTTGTTGGCGGCCAAGGCCGCGACCCTTCCAGAGCCTCGAACGCCCCCGGGAACCAATCAACGCTTCCCGGGCTTGACTTGGCCGTCACATTAGGGCTCGAATAGATAAAGGCGGCGCGACCAGGACGGTCCACACAAGCGCCAGCCACCAACAATCAGAACCAGGGCGACAGGAAGCTTGCCCGCAGGCCAGAAGGGACTCATGGCACATCCAGCTGCACCGCAGCCGGCACCCGCATGCGCAGCGCATGTTCTGCCGGACATCAACCCGCTCATCGCCCCCTTGTCGGCGGACGCCCCCACCGGCGCGGATCCGCGTGAGGACGCATCGGCCCAATCCCCCTACCAGCGCCTGCGGGACCTGCGCGGCGAAGCGCGCAACCGTGAGCGCCAGGCACTCGCCGAGGGCGAGCCGGCCTTCATCCAGCCCCGTGACTGGCAAACGCTGATCGCGCCGGCGCTGGGAATCCTCGGCAACCAGGCGAAGGATCTGGAGGTCTGCGCCTGGCTGATCGAGGCCATGACCCGTTGCCACGGCTATGCCGGCTTCGCCTGGGCCTATGAGCTGGCCGGCGGCCTGATCCGAAACCACGGTGAAGCCCTGCACCCGCGCCCCGACGAGGACGAAGGCAAGGCGGGGCAGCTGGCCGCCCTCGCCGGGCTCAATGGTCTGGGGAGTGAGGGCGCGCTGATCGCGCCGCTCAAGGCCGTGCACTTCACCGAGGGCCACAGCCCCGCCCCCTATTCCGCCTGGCAGTGCGAGCAGGCCTTCGAACTGGAACGGGTCAAGGACCCGGCCCGGCGGGAGTCGCGCAGCCAGCGCGGCCACACCAGCCGCGCCCAGATCGACCAGGCGGTGAGCGAGACCCATCCGGCGTTCTTCCGCGGCCTGCACCGTGAACTGCAACGCGCCCTGGCAGCCTATCAAGAATTTCGCACCGTGGTGGATCGATACTGCCCCGAGGACCCGCTGCCGGCCTCCCGCATAGAGGACACCCTCAAGGGCGGCCTGCAGACCCTGCGTTATCTGGCCGGCGAGCGCCTGAACAGCCCGGCGGACGAAGCGCAGGAGCCGGATTCCGAGCCCTCACTCACCGCAGCGGCCACAGCGCCCGACACCCGGGTCACCGATCGCCAGAGCGCCCTGGCCCGTCTGCGCGAGAGCGCCGCCTGGTTCCGCCGCTGCGAGCCCCACTCACCGGTGTCCTACGCCATCGAGCAGGCCGTCTACTGGAGCGAGCTGCCGCTGCCCGAGTTGCTCGCCGAGCTCATTCCCGACGAGGGGGCGCGAAAGAAGTACCGCACCCTCACCGGCATACGCACCTGATTTCACCCACAGCAAGGCAAGGAAGCACACATGGCCGGCATACACGACAAGCTCAAGCGGGTGCGCAAGCCCCGCGTCCACATCAGCTACGAGGTCGAGACCGAAGGGGCGATGGTGGAGAAGGAACTGCCCTTCGTCATGGGCGTGATGGGGGATTTCTCCGGCGACGCCGCCGCCCCGCTCAAACCCCTCAAGGATCGCCGCTTCGTCCAGATCGACCGGGACAACTTCGACCAGGTGCTGGCCAGCATGAGCCCGGGGCTGAACCTGAAGGTGCCCAACACCCTCAAGGGCGACGACAGCGAGTTCGCCGTCAGCCTCAAGTTCGAATCCCTCGCGGACTTCGAACCCGCCGCCGTGGTGGAGCAGGTCGAGCCCCTGCGCCGGCTGCTGGAAGCGCGCAACCGCCTGCGCGATCTGGCCACCAAGACCGACCGCTCCGAGGAACTGGAAGCCATCATCGAGCGGGTGCTTACCAACCAGGCCGATCTGAGCGAACTGGCCGCCGCCATGGACAAGGACACGGACAAGGAGCAGGACGATGCCTGAAGCAGCAGCGGCCGAACAACACGCACAGCCAGCGCAGCCCAGCCTGTTGGACCAGGCGGTGCGCGCCACCCGCCAAACCGACGCCGGCGAGGCCCGCCGACTGCTGCGCACCCTCACCGACCAGGCGCTGCAGGGCACGGTCAGCTGGGAGCGGAACCTCAGCGTCACCTTCCGCAAGGCCATCGCCGCGCTGGATGAGGCGATCAGCGAGCAACTTCGCGAGATCATGCATCAGCCCGCCTTCCAGCGCCTGGAGGGCTCCTGGCGCGGCCTGAACCATCTGGTGATGAACAGCGAAACCGGCACCTCGCTGAAGATCCGGGTGCTCAATGCCAGCAAGAAGGAGGTGGCGAAGGATCTCTCCCGGGCGGTGGAATTCGACCAGAGCCAGACCTTCAAGAAGCTCTACGAGACCGAGTTCGGCTCCCCCGGCGGCGAGCCCTACGGCGCGCTGGTGGGCGATTACGAGTTCGGCAACCACCCGGATGATCTGGAGCTACTGGGCAATATTTCCCAAGTGGCCGCCGCCGCCTTCTGCCCCTTCCTCTCCGCCGCCGACCCGGCCCTGTTCGGCTTCAGCGACTGGCGCGAACTCTCCCGCCCCCGGGATCTGGCGAAGATCTTCGACTCCGCCGAGTACATCAAGTGGCGCGCCTTCCGCGAATCGGAAGATTCCCGCTTCGTCACCCTCACCCTGCCCCGGGTGCTGAGCCGCCTGCCCTACGGCGCCGAGACCCGCCCGGTGGAGGCCTTCGACTTCGAGGAGCTGGAGCCCGCCCGTCTCCCGGGAAACGCCGACTACAGCTGGATGAACGCCGCCTACATGCTGGCCGGCCGACTCACCCAGGCCTTCGCCCGCTACGGCTGGTGCACCGCCATTCGCGGCGCCGAGGGCGGCGGCCGGGTGGACGGCCTGCCGGTGCATCTGACCACCACCGACGATGGCGACATCGCCGTGCAATGCCCCACCGAGATCGCCATCACCGACCGGCGCGAGGCGGAACTGAGCGGCCTGGGCTTCATGCCCCTGTCCCACTACAAGAATACCGATTACGCGGTGTTCTTCGGCGGCCAGAGCGCGCAGAAACCGAAAACCTACGACCGTCCCGAAGCCACCGCCAACGCCGCCATCTCCGCACGCCTGCCCTACGTCATGGCCACCGCCCGCATCGCCCACTACCTGAAGGTCATGGCCCGGGACAAGGTAGGCAGCTTCATGGAGGCCGAGGACATGGAGGCCTGGCTCAACCGCTGGATCAACAACTACGTCAACGCCAGCGAACAGAGCGGCCAGGACATGCGCGCCAAGTACCCCCTGCGGGAAGCGAAGATCCAGGTCCGGCCCATTCCCGGCAAGCCCGGCTGCTACAACGCGGTGGCCTGGTTACGCCCCTGGCTGCAGCTCGAGGAGTTGAGCAGTTCCCTGCGCATGGTTGCGCGCATTCCGGAAATCGGTGGCTGAACCGGTGCACACCGCCCTGCGAGAATCCCGGGCCCTGCACCAGCCGCCCGCCGCCGACAGCGAGGCGCCTCTCGCCCTCGTTCCCCGGCGACGGGCGGCCGGCGCGCCGCGGCAGGCGCGCATCGCGCGCCTGCTCACCGGACTGGACCGGCTGCTAGGCCGGCAACTGGATGCCATCCTGCACCAGCCCCGCTTTCAGCAACTGGAAGCCTCCTGGCGGGGCCTGCGTCGCCTGGTGGACACCGAGGCGACCAGCGAGCGGCGCGGCACGGTGAAGATCAAGCTGCTGGACTGCAGCTGGGCGGAGCTGGCCCGGGATCTCTCCCGGGCCATCGAATTCGATCAAAGCCACATCTTCCGTCGCCTCTACAGCGATGAATTCGACACGCCCGGCGGTGAGCCCTTCGGCGTGCTGCTGGGCGACTATCAGCTATGCCACCGCCCCCGCCCAGGCGTGCGCAGCGCCGACACCACGGTGATGGCGGAACTCGCCCGGGTGGCCACCGCCGCCCTTTGTCCTTTCATCGCCGGCGCCGATGCCCGTCTGCTCGGGCTGGACGCCTGGTCGGAGCTGCCCCAGCCCCCCGCCCCGGACGCGCTGTTCCAGCAGGACGCCTACCGCCCCTGGCGGGCCCTGCGCCGCGACGAGCACAGCCGCTTCATCGGCCTGGTGCTGCCCCGCATCCTCATGCGCGCGCCCTGGCGTGACGATGGCAGCCGTCGCGACGGTTTCCGTTACCGCGAGGCGAGTGAGACCCACAATGCGCATTGCTGGGGCAACGCCGCCTACGCCTTCGGGGCGGTGCTGATCCGCGCCTTCGTACACAGCGGCTGGTTCGCCGATATCCGCGGCGCCGAACAGCCCCACGGCGCAGGCGGCGTGGTGGCTGATCTGCCCCGGCTGCCCTTCGAAGGCGACCGCCGCGGCATCGCCCCACGCCTGGCCACCGAACTGATCCTGGACGATCGCAGCGAACGGGAGCTCAGCGAGAGCGGTCTGATCGCCCTGTGCGCCCAGCCCGGCGGCCACCGGGCCGTGTTCCAGGGCAACAGTTCACTGCACAGCCCAGCGACTTTCGGCGCCGGAATCGCCACCAGCAACGCCCGCCTCTCGGCCATGATCCAGTACATGCTCTGTGTGTCGCGCTTCGGGCATTACCTGAAGCTCATCGGCCGCGACAAGATCGGCAGCTTCAGCAACGCCACCGACTGCCAGCGCCTGCTGCAAAACTGGCTGAACCGCTACACCACCGCCGGCGACAACGCTTCCGCCGCGCTGAAGGCCAAGTACCCGCTTGCCGCCAGCCGCGTGGAACTGCGGGAGCAGGCCGCAAGACCCGGCCACTACCACTGCGTGATCCACCTCCAGCCCCATTTCCAGCTCGACCAGCTGGTCTCCAGCATCCGCCTGGTCACCGAGCTGAACGTGGGTCACCCGCAACACGGCGGCCCGACAGCGGCGAGCCCCGCCGCAGGGAAACAGCCATGAGCCCCACAGACCGCCCCCGGGGCCCGCAGGCCTCATTGCTCGATCGGCTCTGCGCCGAGCAGACCGAGAACCTGTCCCCGCCCGATGCCGCCCAGAGCCTGGCCGCCTGTCGCGAGGCGCTGCGCCGGGATCTTGAGAACCTGCTCAACACCCGCCGCCCTCACCCGGTGGCGCCCTCGTCCCACGCCGAACTGCAGCATTCGCTGCTGGGCTACGGGCTGCCGGACTTCGGCAGCGTGCGCCTGGGCAACCACGAGGAACGGGAGCGCTTTCGCCAGGCCGTGCAAGACCTGATCGAGCGCTGCGAGAGCCGCCTGCGCGACGTGCGGGTACTCATAGACCCGGTGGGCGAGGAGCACGAGCGGACTCTGTATCTGAAGATCAGCGCCCTGCTGCTGGCCGAACCCGAGCCCCTGCGGCTGCGCTTCGACTCCCGGCTGCGCGGCCCCGACCAGGACATAAACCTGCGAGAACCGGCCCATGGATGACGCCCTGCTCTCCTACTACAACCGGGAACTGGCCTACCTCCGCCGGCAGGGCGCCGAGTTCGCGCAGCAGCATCCGCGGATCGCCGGCCATCTGCGCCTGGACGCTCATCGAGTAGAAGATCCCCACGTCAGCCGTCTGATCGAATCCTTCGCGCTGCTCAGCGCCCGCCTGCGCCACGAGCTGGACGCCGGCTTCCCTGAGCTCACCGAAGGCCTGCTGGACGTGCTCCACCCGGAAAGCCAGTTGCCCCTGCCGTCGCTGGCCATCGTCCGGCTGGAACCTGAAGTGGAAAACTCCGAAACCCACCACCTGGCGGCGGGCACACGCTTCTATACCGACGACCATCCCGCGGCCCGCTGCGAATTCCGCAGCTGCTACCCGGTGGACCTGCCCCCGCTGCGGGTCACCGCGGCGCACTGTCAGGGCCTGCCCTGCCGCGCGCCCAGCCCGCCATCACCCCAGGGCGCCCGCGCCAGCCTTGCCGTGCTGCGGCTTCGCCTGCAGAGCCTGGGCGACACCGTCCTGGCCGACAGCGCGCCGCGCCGGCTGCGTTTCTTCATCCATGGCCAGGCTCAGCTCGGCCTGCGTCTGCACGAATACCTGCTCAGCCGCGTCACCTCCGTGGCGCTGGCTCGGCACCCGGACGACCCGGATGCGCTGTTCCTGCCACCGGATTGCCTCAGCCCCGTGGGCTACAGCGACGTGGAAGCCATACTGCCCCTGGACGGCCGCGCGTCGGACGCCCAGCGCCTGCTCACCGAGTTCTTCGCCTGGCCGGAGAAATTCCTGTTCGTGGATCTGAATCTGCCCACCGACGCCTGGGCGGGATTGGCGCAGCGGGCTGAGCTCTACATCCATCTGGATGACGCCCATGAGGAGCTGTTGCAGGGCGTGGACGCCGACACGCTGCAGCTGGGCTGCACCCCCATCGTCAATCTGTTCGAGGCGGATCTGGAGCCCCTGCCCGCCGCGGAACTGGGTTTCGAAGCGCGCCTGAGCGTGGACGGCGGCCAGCAACGCTGGGCGGACATCCATCGCCTGCTGAGCCTGCATGCCTATGACCGGGACAGCCGGCGGCTGGAACTGCTGCCCTGTTACGGCGCCCACCACGGCAGCGAAAACGACGCCGCACCGGTGTACTGGCAGCTTCGACGAGAATTGAGCGAGTACTACGCCGGCACACCCAGTGCGGGCTGCGAACACCACCTGCGGCTGGTGGACCGGGAGGGACGCCTGCACGATCCGGACCCACACTGGGTCATCGGCGGCCAGGCCCTGTGCAGCAATCGCGACCTGCCGGCCAAGCTGCCCTTCGGCGGTGGCCAGCCCGCGCTGGATTTTCTCGAACAGGCCGCGCCCCTGCGCGTGCGCTGCCTCACACCACCCGGCCCGGCCCTGCGCCCGCCGCTGGATGGCGCCAGCCGCCGGCAGCTACTGGGCCGGCTGGCGCTGCAGAACTTCACCGGCCCGGGCGGGCTGGACACCCTGTGCCAGACCCTCGCATTGCATGATCGTCGCGACAGCGCCGAAACCCGCGCGCTGATACGCGGCATCACCGCGCTGGAGGCCCGCACCGGCAGCACCCGGGTGCGCCATCAGGGCCACAGCGCCATCTGTCAGGGCATCCATTTGCGCCTGTGGGTGGAACAGGGTCAATACAGCGGCGCGGGCCTGTATCTGTTCAGCGCGGTGCTGAGCGAATTCTTCGCCCGGCACTGCTCCATCAATACCTACGTGCAACTGAGCGTGCACGACGAGCACACGCGGGAGGCGCTCAGCGAATGGCCGGTGCGC
Proteins encoded in this window:
- the rlmM gene encoding 23S rRNA (cytidine(2498)-2'-O)-methyltransferase RlmM gives rise to the protein MNPSDTDTTLLLQCRPGLEHDTAAEVTERAAEADLPGYCRTRDGEGWLQFHPALPAQPRALGQALPWRELVFARQCFVSQCTFEALPAQNRADPLAQAAAGLLRQYDALYLEHPDTNEGKSLSGFLRKFRRPLEAALLKAGLRPRRGAPNLHLFFLDSGRVYLGSSAPGQAAPWPLGIPRLRMPGGAPSRSTLKLDEAIQLFLGEDAGRLMAPGMRAVDLGAAPGGWTWQLVRRGLHVTAIDNGPVDAALMADGLVEHLRSDGFRYRPPRPVDWLVCDMVEQPSRIAELMGQWLARGDARAAIFNLKLPMKKRWAAVQDAQARLHRQLERGGRRAQLCAKQLYHDREEITVYARAVD
- the tssC gene encoding type VI secretion system contractile sheath large subunit yields the protein MPEAAAAEQHAQPAQPSLLDQAVRATRQTDAGEARRLLRTLTDQALQGTVSWERNLSVTFRKAIAALDEAISEQLREIMHQPAFQRLEGSWRGLNHLVMNSETGTSLKIRVLNASKKEVAKDLSRAVEFDQSQTFKKLYETEFGSPGGEPYGALVGDYEFGNHPDDLELLGNISQVAAAAFCPFLSAADPALFGFSDWRELSRPRDLAKIFDSAEYIKWRAFRESEDSRFVTLTLPRVLSRLPYGAETRPVEAFDFEELEPARLPGNADYSWMNAAYMLAGRLTQAFARYGWCTAIRGAEGGGRVDGLPVHLTTTDDGDIAVQCPTEIAITDRREAELSGLGFMPLSHYKNTDYAVFFGGQSAQKPKTYDRPEATANAAISARLPYVMATARIAHYLKVMARDKVGSFMEAEDMEAWLNRWINNYVNASEQSGQDMRAKYPLREAKIQVRPIPGKPGCYNAVAWLRPWLQLEELSSSLRMVARIPEIGG
- the tssE gene encoding type VI secretion system baseplate subunit TssE, producing MSPTDRPRGPQASLLDRLCAEQTENLSPPDAAQSLAACREALRRDLENLLNTRRPHPVAPSSHAELQHSLLGYGLPDFGSVRLGNHEERERFRQAVQDLIERCESRLRDVRVLIDPVGEEHERTLYLKISALLLAEPEPLRLRFDSRLRGPDQDINLREPAHG
- the tssB gene encoding type VI secretion system contractile sheath small subunit, with product MAGIHDKLKRVRKPRVHISYEVETEGAMVEKELPFVMGVMGDFSGDAAAPLKPLKDRRFVQIDRDNFDQVLASMSPGLNLKVPNTLKGDDSEFAVSLKFESLADFEPAAVVEQVEPLRRLLEARNRLRDLATKTDRSEELEAIIERVLTNQADLSELAAAMDKDTDKEQDDA
- the tssA gene encoding type VI secretion system protein TssA; its protein translation is MAHPAAPQPAPACAAHVLPDINPLIAPLSADAPTGADPREDASAQSPYQRLRDLRGEARNRERQALAEGEPAFIQPRDWQTLIAPALGILGNQAKDLEVCAWLIEAMTRCHGYAGFAWAYELAGGLIRNHGEALHPRPDEDEGKAGQLAALAGLNGLGSEGALIAPLKAVHFTEGHSPAPYSAWQCEQAFELERVKDPARRESRSQRGHTSRAQIDQAVSETHPAFFRGLHRELQRALAAYQEFRTVVDRYCPEDPLPASRIEDTLKGGLQTLRYLAGERLNSPADEAQEPDSEPSLTAAATAPDTRVTDRQSALARLRESAAWFRRCEPHSPVSYAIEQAVYWSELPLPELLAELIPDEGARKKYRTLTGIRT
- the xerD gene encoding site-specific tyrosine recombinase XerD translates to MELAADEQAVLEAFLDGLWLEHGLSPHTLAAYRADLAALSDWLGKQGSGLLGARRDQLLGFMAERVQGGAKPRSTARLLSSLRRFYRWQVARGAMQEDPSARIDAPRLGRPLPAALSEAQVEALLAAPVVEDTLELRDKAMLELLYASGLRVSELVGLSRDQLNPRQGVVRARGKGDKERLVPLGEEALDWLQRYLTESRPALLGGQLTEALFVSRRGEGITRQAFWYRIKLYARRAGIKARLSPHTLRHSFATHLLNHGADLRVVQLLLGHTDLSTTQIYTHVARQRLQDLHARHHPRG
- the tssC gene encoding type VI secretion system contractile sheath large subunit; translated protein: MAEPVHTALRESRALHQPPAADSEAPLALVPRRRAAGAPRQARIARLLTGLDRLLGRQLDAILHQPRFQQLEASWRGLRRLVDTEATSERRGTVKIKLLDCSWAELARDLSRAIEFDQSHIFRRLYSDEFDTPGGEPFGVLLGDYQLCHRPRPGVRSADTTVMAELARVATAALCPFIAGADARLLGLDAWSELPQPPAPDALFQQDAYRPWRALRRDEHSRFIGLVLPRILMRAPWRDDGSRRDGFRYREASETHNAHCWGNAAYAFGAVLIRAFVHSGWFADIRGAEQPHGAGGVVADLPRLPFEGDRRGIAPRLATELILDDRSERELSESGLIALCAQPGGHRAVFQGNSSLHSPATFGAGIATSNARLSAMIQYMLCVSRFGHYLKLIGRDKIGSFSNATDCQRLLQNWLNRYTTAGDNASAALKAKYPLAASRVELREQAARPGHYHCVIHLQPHFQLDQLVSSIRLVTELNVGHPQHGGPTAASPAAGKQP
- the tssF gene encoding type VI secretion system baseplate subunit TssF, whose protein sequence is MDDALLSYYNRELAYLRRQGAEFAQQHPRIAGHLRLDAHRVEDPHVSRLIESFALLSARLRHELDAGFPELTEGLLDVLHPESQLPLPSLAIVRLEPEVENSETHHLAAGTRFYTDDHPAARCEFRSCYPVDLPPLRVTAAHCQGLPCRAPSPPSPQGARASLAVLRLRLQSLGDTVLADSAPRRLRFFIHGQAQLGLRLHEYLLSRVTSVALARHPDDPDALFLPPDCLSPVGYSDVEAILPLDGRASDAQRLLTEFFAWPEKFLFVDLNLPTDAWAGLAQRAELYIHLDDAHEELLQGVDADTLQLGCTPIVNLFEADLEPLPAAELGFEARLSVDGGQQRWADIHRLLSLHAYDRDSRRLELLPCYGAHHGSENDAAPVYWQLRRELSEYYAGTPSAGCEHHLRLVDREGRLHDPDPHWVIGGQALCSNRDLPAKLPFGGGQPALDFLEQAAPLRVRCLTPPGPALRPPLDGASRRQLLGRLALQNFTGPGGLDTLCQTLALHDRRDSAETRALIRGITALEARTGSTRVRHQGHSAICQGIHLRLWVEQGQYSGAGLYLFSAVLSEFFARHCSINTYVQLSVHDEHTREALSEWPVRSGTQTLI
- a CDS encoding slipin family protein, whose translation is MIPILVIIGIIAAIIIASFRVLNEYERGVVFTLGRYTGTKGAGLRLVIPMIQQMVKVDMRTIVMDVPSQDVISKDNVSVKVNAVLYFRVVDAEHSILQVEDYYSATSQLAQTTLRSVLGQHDLDEMLAEREKLNTDIQAILDEQTDAWGIKVSNVEIKHVDIDESMIRAIARQAEAERERRAKVIHAEGELQASEKLAQAADVMARNSGAMQLRYLQTLGAIAGEQNSTIVFPVPIDMMNQLKGLLGGADKG